The Abditibacteriota bacterium region CGGCTTCTCTTCTCACCGTGGAGGACGCCAAGGAGAACGGCGTGGACCTGCATTACGTGAACACCTCCAAGTATGACAATCCCGACGAATACCTGATAGGTCTTACCGGCGGAAAGGGCTACAACGACGTGTTCGTATACGCTCCCGTCAAGCCGGTGGTGGAGATGGGCGACAGGATCTGCGCCTATGACGGCTGTCTGAATTTCTTTGCCGGCCCCACCAACAAGGCCTTTACCGCCGAATACAACTTCTACAACGTCCACTACAATTCCACCCATATAGCGGGGACCTCCGGCGGCAATACCAGCGACATGATAGAGTCTCTCGCTCTCATGGAGAAGGGTCTTATCAATCCTGCGGCCATGATCACCCACGTGGGCGGTCTGGATGCCGTGATCGACACCACTCTCAACCTGCCCAACATCAAGGGCGGAAAAAAGCTGATCTACACGGGGATATCCATGCCTCTGACAGCTATCAGCGATTTTGAAGAGAAGGGCAAGACCGACCCCATGTTTGCCAAGCTGGCAGAGATCACCAAGGCGGCCAACGGACTGTGGTGCGCAGAGGCTGAGAAGTATCTGCTGGAGACACTCGGATAATTGTGCAGGCTCTCCTTGCGAGGAGAGTCTCTTTTATACGCTATGAACGAACAAAAGCTTTTGGAAACAGCCGTCGCCATCAGACAGAGCTACGTAAAGCGCGGCCTCGGCTGCATCGTTTCCTGTTCCGACGAGCCCGTAAAGGGGCCCTGCGGAGAATTTGATCCCGATTCTTTCGCTCCGGCTCTTCCCGCCGCTTTCAGGGTGGAGGACGTGTATTTTGACGTCCGGCCCGCCTGCGGCAAGGGCCGTATAGCCGGCAAGACCGCCATCGTGACCGGCGGCGCCCAGGGCTTCGGCTTCGGTATCGCCAAGTCACTGGTGGCTGAAGGCGCCTGCGTAGTCATTGCCGACGTCAACGAGCCTCTCGCCCAAAAGGCGGCTGCCGAGCTGGACGCCATAGCCGGCGAAAGCCGGGCCGTGGCAGTGAAGGCCGACGTCACTGACGAAGAGTCGGTGCGGCAGCTCATGAGCGCCGCTGTCAGGGCTTTCGGAGGCATAGACCTGCTGGTAAACAATGCGGGCATAGTGCGGGCCGGCAGCCTGGAGGACATGACCCTCGCAAATATGGATCTGGTGACAAAGGTCAACTACACCGCTTATTTTCTCTGCGCCAAATACGCCGCGGCGGTGATGAAGCTGGCCCACGCTTGCAACCCGGGGCTCTTTTGCGACATCATCCAGATCAATTCCAAATCGGGGCTGGTGGGCAGCAACAAGAACTTTGCCTATGCCGGCACCAAGTTCGGCACCATAGGTCTGACCCAGAGCTTTGCTCTGGAGCTGGCCCCCTATAACATCAAGGTAAATTCCATCTGCCCGGGCAATTTCCTGGACGGTCCTCTGTGGAGCGACCCGGAAAAGGGACTGTTCGTGCAGTATCTCAACGCCGGCAAGGTGCCCGGCGCAAAGACCGTGGAGGACGTCCGCAGGTTCTACGAGGCCAAGGTGCCCATGAACCGGGGCTGTCTCCCCGAAGACGTGTCCAAGGCTATATTTTACGCTATTGAGCAGACCTACGAAACCGGCCAGGCGATACCGGTCACCGGCGGACAGGTAATGTTAAACTAAACTACTAAAACCATACAAGGAGAATGGAATGGCTGTACCAGTACTTATGCCAAAACAAGGTCAGTCTGTGGAGAGCTGCATCATCACCAAGTGGAACAAACAGGTGGGCGATGCGGTAGCCGTAGGAGAAGTGATCTTTTCCTATGAGACAGACAAATCCTCTTTTGAAGAAGAGGCAAAGACAAGCGGGACCATGCTTGTGCATTTTTTTGAAGAGGGTGACGACGTTGAATGTCTCACCAATGTATGCGTTATAGGTGATCCCGGCGAAGACTATTCCGCCTTTGCTCCCAAAGGCGCCGCCGCTGCAGAAGAAGCCGCTCCCGCCGCAGCTCCCGCTCCCGCTCCTCAGCAGGAAGCGCCTGCCTCAGCCGCCGCTGCTCCCGTCCGCAAGGAAGGCTACTATCCCGTCCTGATGCCCAAGCAGGGCCAGAGCGTGGAAAGCTGCATCATTACCGAGTGGAAAAAGAAGCCGGGCGACACTGTCAAGGTCGGCGACGTTCTTTTCTCCTACGAAACAGACAAAGCCTCTTTTGAAGAGGAGTCCAAATACGATGGCACCCTGCTGGGCGTTTTCTTTGACGAAGGCGACGACGTGGAGTGCCTGACCACCATATGCGTCATAGGCCCTGCCGGCGGCAGCTGCGATGAGTATGACCCCAAAAAGGGCGCCGCAGCCCCTGCCGCTGCCGTATCGGCCGCTCCCGCTGCCGCTGCCGCAGCTCCCGCTGCTGCTCCCGCAGCCGTAGTCAGAGCCGAGGGCGAAAAGCTGAAGATATCCCCCAGAGCCAGGAACGCCGCCGCCAAGGCAGGCGTCAACCCCGCCTTTGCGGCAGGCTCCGGTCCTGACGGCAGGATCATCGAGAGAGATATCATCGGACTCATTGGCAACAAGGACTACGCCACCTTTGCCGCTGCGGCAGAAGCCAAGGCAGGCATGACCGGCACCGGTCTGGGCGGACGCATTTCCACCGCCGATATCGAGGGCGCTGCCTCCGCTCCCGCCGCCAAGGCTCCCGCAGCAGCCGCTGCCGCCGCCCCCGAAGCCGATTATGTGGACGAGCCTGTCAGCAACATGAGAAAGGTGATCTCCAAGGCTATGATGGGATCGCTGCAGGGTATGGCTCAGCTCACCCTCAACAGCTCCTTTGACGCCACCGAGATAATGGCCTTCCGCAAGAAGATCAAGGACAACGCCGAGGCCCTGGGTCTGGGCAAGATCACCGTGACGGACATTATCCTCTATGCCGTCAGCAGGACTCTGCTGAACCACAAGTTCGTCAACGCCAACATGCTGGATGACAAGATGCGTTTCTTCAACAACGCTCACGTGGGTCTGGCCGTGGATACTCCCAGAGGTCTGCTGGTGCCCACCATATTCAACGCCAACAAGATGAGCCTCAACG contains the following coding sequences:
- a CDS encoding SDR family NAD(P)-dependent oxidoreductase, which encodes MNEQKLLETAVAIRQSYVKRGLGCIVSCSDEPVKGPCGEFDPDSFAPALPAAFRVEDVYFDVRPACGKGRIAGKTAIVTGGAQGFGFGIAKSLVAEGACVVIADVNEPLAQKAAAELDAIAGESRAVAVKADVTDEESVRQLMSAAVRAFGGIDLLVNNAGIVRAGSLEDMTLANMDLVTKVNYTAYFLCAKYAAAVMKLAHACNPGLFCDIIQINSKSGLVGSNKNFAYAGTKFGTIGLTQSFALELAPYNIKVNSICPGNFLDGPLWSDPEKGLFVQYLNAGKVPGAKTVEDVRRFYEAKVPMNRGCLPEDVSKAIFYAIEQTYETGQAIPVTGGQVMLN
- a CDS encoding 2-oxo acid dehydrogenase subunit E2 produces the protein MPKQGQSVESCIITEWKKKPGDTVKVGDVLFSYETDKASFEEESKYDGTLLGVFFDEGDDVECLTTICVIGPAGGSCDEYDPKKGAAAPAAAVSAAPAAAAAAPAAAPAAVVRAEGEKLKISPRARNAAAKAGVNPAFAAGSGPDGRIIERDIIGLIGNKDYATFAAAAEAKAGMTGTGLGGRISTADIEGAASAPAAKAPAAAAAAAPEADYVDEPVSNMRKVISKAMMGSLQGMAQLTLNSSFDATEIMAFRKKIKDNAEALGLGKITVTDIILYAVSRTLLNHKFVNANMLDDKMRFFNNAHVGLAVDTPRGLLVPTIFNANKMSLNEIAAESKTLAAAAQGGTISPDLLKGASFTVTNLGTFGVESFTPVINPPQTCILGVNTIVQRVKEVNGQLTTYPAMGLSLTFDHRALDGAPAARFLKELVTNLENITVLMAK